A portion of the Harpia harpyja isolate bHarHar1 chromosome 15, bHarHar1 primary haplotype, whole genome shotgun sequence genome contains these proteins:
- the ALKAL2 gene encoding ALK and LTK ligand 2 translates to MSGLRSPGLLGLVLLMLSAGYCKEKTDSADLKDRQSLLNLIMEIIQELKRYHLEKDRGVQYFSKHDYNLDRREVADYGGYQDEQRVEIVPRDLRMKDKFLKHLTGPLYFSPKCSKHFHRLYHNTRDCTIPAYYKRCARLLTRLAVSPMCMEG, encoded by the exons ATGAGTGGACTGAGGTCtcctgggctgctggggctggtgctcTTAATGCTCTCGGCAGGGTACTGCAAAGAGAAAACTGACTCCGCAGATTTGAAGGACAGGCAGAGTCTCTTAAATCTGATCATGGAGATCATTCAGGAACTGAAGAGGTACCACCTGGAGAAGGACAGGGGGGTGCAGTACTTCTCCAAGCACGACTATAACTTAGATCGAAGGGAAGTGGCTGACTACGGAGGATACCAGGACGAGCAGAGAGTCG AAATAGTTCCCAGAGATCTGAGGATGAAAGACAAGTTCTTAAAGCATTTAACAG gTCCACTCTACTTCAGCCCAAAATGTAGTAAACACTTTCATCGGCTTTATCACAATACAAGGGACTGCACCATCCCAGCAT ACTATAAAAGATGTGCCAGGCTTCTTACTCGGTTGGCAGTAAGCCCAATGTGCATGGAAGGATAA